Proteins co-encoded in one Manis pentadactyla isolate mManPen7 chromosome 17, mManPen7.hap1, whole genome shotgun sequence genomic window:
- the IRS2 gene encoding insulin receptor substrate 2 isoform X1: MASPPRHALPAPAGGDGPNLNNNNNNQSVRKCGYLRKQKHGHKRFFVLRGPGAGGDEAAGGGPALQPPRLEYYESEKKWRSKAGAPKRVIALDCCLNINKRADAKHKYLIALYTKDEYFAVAAENEQEQEGWYRALTDLVSEGRAAAGDAPPAAATAASCSASLPGALGGSAGAAAADDSYGLVAPATAAYREVWQVNLKPKGLGQSKNLTGVYRLCLSARTIGFVKLNCEQPSVTLQLMNIRRCGHSDSFFFIEVGRSAVTGPGELWMQADDSVVAQNIHETILEAMKALKELFEFRPRSKSQSSGSSATHPISVPGARRHHHLVNLPPSQTGLVRRSRTDSLAATPPAAKCSSCRVRTASEGDGGAAAGAGAAGGRPVSVAGSPLSPGPVRAPLSRSHTLSGGCGGRGSKVPLAPAGGALQHSRSMSMPVAHSPPAATSPSSLSSSSGHGSGSYPPPPGPHPHLQHPLHHPTSQRPSSGSASASGSPSDPGFMSLDEYGSSPGDLRAFCSHRSNTPESIAETPPARDGGGGELYGYMTMDRPLSHCGRPYRRVSGEGAQDLDRGLRKRTYSLTTPARQRPAPQPSSASLDEYTLMRATFSGSSGRLCPSCPASSPKVAYHPYPEDYGDIEIGSHRSSSSNLGTDDGYMPMSPGAALLGGGSGSCRGDDYMPMSPTSVSAPKQILQPRAAATALPPTAAAVPAPASAAGRAFPVSGGSFKASSPAESSPEDSGYMRMWCGSKLSVENTDSKLLPNGDYLNMSPSDAGTSGTPPDFFSAALHGGGEMLRGVPGYCYSSLPRSYKAPYTCNGDTDQYVLMSSPVGRILEEERLEPPTSPGTSQAASALVAGAGGGGHPQAPHPVVPSPGRPSGSVRPEAFLNQRCRAVRPTRLSLEGLQTLPSMHEYPLPPEPKSPGEYINIDFGEAGAHLSPPAPPLLASAASSSSLLSASSPASSLGSGTPGTSSDSRQRSPLSDYMNLDFSSPKSPKPSVQGADPVGSLDALLSPEASSPYPPLPPRPAAPTAALQPQTPPPPPPGELYHLPPASASQGPSAASSSSSEPGDNGDYTEMAFGVAATPPQPIAAPQKPESARVTSPTSGVKRLSLMDQVSGVEAFLQASQPPDPHRGAKVIRADPQGGRRRHSSETFSSTTAVTPVSPSFAHNPKRHNSASVENVSLRKSSEGVGSGALGGGDEPPTSPRQLQPPPPQQARPWIQGQPGGLVGCPGGSGSPMRRETSVGFQNGLNYIAIDVRDEPGLSPPPQAHPHPPAGDKSAWGRTRSLGGLISAVGGSSGGVCGGPGPGALPPASTYASIDFLSHHLKEATIVKASGPRPPPGAQPARGGACRTRVKICLAFITVASASPITG; encoded by the exons ATGGCGAGCCCGCCGCGGCACGCGCTCCCCGCGCCGGCGGGCGGCGACGGCCCCAAcctcaataacaacaacaataaccaGAGCGTGCGCAAGTGCGGCTACCTGCGCAAGCAGAAGCACGGCCACAAGCGCTTCTTCGTGCTGCGCGGGCCCGGCGCGGGCGGAGacgaggcggcgggcgggggacCGGCGCTGCAGCCGCCGCGGCTCGAGTACTACGAGAGCGAGAAGAAGTGGCGGAGCAAGGCGGGCGCCCCAAAGCGGGTCATCGCGCTCGACTGCTGCCTGAACATCAACAAGCGCGCCGACGCCAAGCACAAGTACCTGATCGCCCTCTACACCAAGGACGAGTACTTCGCCGTGGCGGCCGAGAACGAGCAGGAGCAGGAGGGCTGGTACCGCGCGCTCACCGACCTGGTCAGCGAGGGCCGCGCGGCTGCCGGCGACgcgccccccgccgccgccaccgccgcgtCCTGCAGCGCCTCCCTGCCCGGCGCCCTGGGCGGCTCGGCAGGCGCCGCCGCGGCCGATGACAGCTACGGGCTGGTGGCGCCCGCCACGGCTGCCTACCGCGAGGTGTGGCAGGTGAACCTGAAGCCCAAGGGCCTGGGCCAGAGCAAGAACCTGACGGGCGTGTACCGGCTGTGCCTGTCGGCGCGCACCATCGGTTTCGTGAAGCTCAACTGTGAGCAGCCGTCGGTGACGCTGCAGCTCATGAATATCCGCCGCTGCGGCCACTCGGACAGCTTCTTCTTCATCGAGGTGGGCCGCTCAGCCGTTACGGGCCCCGGCGAGCTGTGGATGCAGGCCGACGACTCGGTGGTGGCTCAGAATATACACGAGACCATCCTGGAGGCCATGAAAGCTCTCAAGGAGCTCTTCGAGTTCCGGCCGCGCAGCAAGAGCCAGTCGTCCGGGTCGTCCGCTACGCACCCCATCAGCGTCCCGGGCGCGCGCCGCCACCACCACCTGGTCAACTTGCCCCCCAGCCAAACGGGCCTGGTGCGCCGCTCACGCACGGACAGCCTGGCCGCTACGCCGCCGGCCGCCAAGTGCAGTTCGTGCCGGGTGCGCACGGCCAGCGAGGGCGATGGCGGCGCGGCGGCGGGAGCCGGGGCGGCGGGCGGCAGGCCGGTGTCGGTGGCCGGGAGCCCCCTGAGCCCGGGGCCGGTGCGCGCGCCCCTGAGCCGCTCGCACACACTGAGCGGTGGCTGCGGCGGCCGCGGGAGCAAGGTGCCGCTGGCGCCGGCAGGGGGCGCCCTGCAACACAGTCGCTCCATGTCCATGCCCGTGGCGCACTCGCCGCCGGCCGCCACCAGCCCCAGCAGCCTGTCGTCCAGCAGTGGGCACGGCTCGGGCTCCTACCCGCCGCCTCCGGGCCCGCACCCGCACCTACAGCATCCCCTGCATCATCCCACGAGCCAGCGGCCCTCCAGCGGTAGCGCCTCGGCCTCGGGCTCCCCCAGCGACCCCGGGTTCATGTCCCTGGACGAGTACGGCTCCAGCCCTGGGGACCTGAGGGCCTTCTGCAGCCACAGAAGCAACACGCCCGAGTCCATTGCCGAGACGCCCCCTGCCAGGGACGGCGGCGGGGGCGAGCTGTACGGGTACATGACCATGGACAGGCCCCTGAGCCACTGTGGCCGCCCCTACCGCAGAGTCTCGGGGGAGGGGGCCCAGGACTTGGACAGAGGGCTGAGGAAGAGGACTTACTCGCTGACCACACCTGCCCGGCAGCGGCCAGCGCCCCAGCCCTCCTCGGCGTCCCTGGATGAGTACACCCTGATGAGGGCCACCTTCTCCGGCAGCTCGGGCCGCCTTTGCCCGTCCTGCCCCGCCTCCTCCCCCAAAGTGGCCTACCACCCTTACCCCGAGGACTACGGCGACATCGAGATCGGGTCCCACAGGAGCTCCAGCAGTAACCTGGGCACAGACGATGGCTATATGCCCATGAGCCCTGGCGcggccctcctgggtggaggcagTGGCAGCTGCAGGGGTGACGACTACATGCCAATGAGCCCCACCAGCGTGTCGGCCCCGAAGCAGATCCTGCAGCCGCGCGCTGCTGCGACGGCTTTGCCCCCCACGGCAGCTGCAGTGCCCGCGCCCGCCTCTGCAGCCGGCAGGGCCTTTCCGGTGAGCGGGGGCAGCTTCAAGGCCAGCTCCCCGGCCGAGAGCTCCCCGGAGGACAGTGGGTACATGCGCATGTGGTGTGGTTCCAAGCTGTCGGTGGAGAACACTGACAGCAAGCTGCTTCCCAACGGGGACTACCTCAACATGTCCCCCAGCGACGCAGGCACCTCGGGAACCCCACCCGACTTCTTCTCAGCCGCCTTGCACGGCGGGGGAGAGATGCTCAGGGGCGTCCCCGGCTACTGTTACAGCTCCTTGCCCCGTTCCTACAAGGCTCCCTACACCTGCAATGGGGACACGGACCAGTATGTGCTCATGAGCTCCCCCGTGGGGCGCATCCTGGAAGAGGAGAGGCTGGAGCCGCCGACCAGCCCGGGGACCTCGCAGGCGGCCAGCGCCTTAGTGGCCGGGGCCGGTGGGGGTGGGCACCCCCAGGCCCCCCACCCAGTAGTGCCTTCGCCCGGGAGGCCCAGCGGCAGCGTCCGCCCGGAGGCCTTCCTGAACCAGCGCTGCCGGGCGGTGCGGCCCACGCGCCTGTCCCTGGAGGGGCTGCAGACCCTGCCCAGCATGCACGAGTACCCTCTGCCGCCGGAGCCCAAGAGCCCCGGCGAGTACATCAACATTGACTTCGGCGAGGCGGGGGCGCACCTGTCGCCACCTGCCCCTCCGCTGCTGGCTTCGGCGGCCTCGTCCTCGTCGCTGCTGTCCGCCAGCAGCCCAGCCTCGTCCCTGGGCTCGGGCACCCCTGGAACGAGCAGCGACAGCAGGCAACGCTCCCCGCTCTCTGACTACATGAACCTCGACTTCAGCTCCCCCAAGTCCCCCAAGCCCAGTGTTCAGGGTGCGGACCCCGTGGGCTCCTTGGACGCCCTCCTGTCTCCCGAGGCCTCCTCCCCGTACCCGCCGCTGCCCCCGCGCCCCGCCGCGCCCACCGCTGCACTGCAGCCACAGACGCCCCCGCCGCCCCCCCCAGGGGAACTGTACCACCTGCCCCCCGCCTCTGCTTCCCAGGGCCCCAGCGCTGCCTCTTCTTCGTCCTCGGAGCCCGGGGACAATGGTGACTACACCGAGATGGCCTTTGGCGTGGCCGCCACCCCGCCACAACCCATCGCGGCCCCCCAGAAGCCGGAAAGTGCCCGTGTGACCAGCCCCACGTCCGGCGTGAAGAGGCTGAGTCTCATGGACCAGGTGTCTGGGGTTGAGGCCTTCCTGCAGGCGAGCCAGCCCCCAGACCCGCACCGGGGGGCCAAGGTCATCCGTGCAGACCCACAAGGGGGCCGCCGCCGCCACAGCTCCGAGACCTTCTCCTCAACCACTGCTGTGACCCCTGTGTCCCCGTCCTTCGCCCACAACCCGAAGCGCCACAACTCGGCCTCAGTGGAAAACGTCTCTCTCAGGAAAAGCAGCGAAGGGGTTGGCAGCGGCGCCCTGGGTGGGGGTGACGAGCCCCCCACGTCCCCTCGCCAGCTGCAGCCGCCACCTCCCCAGCAGGCGCGACCGTGGATTCAGGGCCAGCCTGGGGGCTTGGTGGGCTGCCCTGGGGGCAGCGGCTCTCCGATGCGCAGGGAGACCTCCGTAGGCTTCCAAAACGGCCTCAACTACATTGCTATCGACGTGAGGGACGAGCCGGGGCTGTCACCGCCTCCGCAAGCGCATCCGCACCCGCCAGCGGGAGACAAGAGCGCCTGGGGCCGGACCCGTAGCCTTGGGGGTCTCATCAGCGCCGTGGGGGGCAGCAGCGGCGGGGTGTGTGGGGGGCCGGGCCCTGGCGCCCTGCCCCCAGCCAGCACCTATGCCAGCATTGACTTCTTGTCCCACCATCTGAAGGAGGCCACGATTGTGAAAG CCTCGGGGCCGCGCCCGCCGCCTGGTGCACAGCCGGCACGGGGTGGAGCCTGTCGTACCAG
- the IRS2 gene encoding insulin receptor substrate 2 isoform X3, which produces MASPPRHALPAPAGGDGPNLNNNNNNQSVRKCGYLRKQKHGHKRFFVLRGPGAGGDEAAGGGPALQPPRLEYYESEKKWRSKAGAPKRVIALDCCLNINKRADAKHKYLIALYTKDEYFAVAAENEQEQEGWYRALTDLVSEGRAAAGDAPPAAATAASCSASLPGALGGSAGAAAADDSYGLVAPATAAYREVWQVNLKPKGLGQSKNLTGVYRLCLSARTIGFVKLNCEQPSVTLQLMNIRRCGHSDSFFFIEVGRSAVTGPGELWMQADDSVVAQNIHETILEAMKALKELFEFRPRSKSQSSGSSATHPISVPGARRHHHLVNLPPSQTGLVRRSRTDSLAATPPAAKCSSCRVRTASEGDGGAAAGAGAAGGRPVSVAGSPLSPGPVRAPLSRSHTLSGGCGGRGSKVPLAPAGGALQHSRSMSMPVAHSPPAATSPSSLSSSSGHGSGSYPPPPGPHPHLQHPLHHPTSQRPSSGSASASGSPSDPGFMSLDEYGSSPGDLRAFCSHRSNTPESIAETPPARDGGGGELYGYMTMDRPLSHCGRPYRRVSGEGAQDLDRGLRKRTYSLTTPARQRPAPQPSSASLDEYTLMRATFSGSSGRLCPSCPASSPKVAYHPYPEDYGDIEIGSHRSSSSNLGTDDGYMPMSPGAALLGGGSGSCRGDDYMPMSPTSVSAPKQILQPRAAATALPPTAAAVPAPASAAGRAFPVSGGSFKASSPAESSPEDSGYMRMWCGSKLSVENTDSKLLPNGDYLNMSPSDAGTSGTPPDFFSAALHGGGEMLRGVPGYCYSSLPRSYKAPYTCNGDTDQYVLMSSPVGRILEEERLEPPTSPGTSQAASALVAGAGGGGHPQAPHPVVPSPGRPSGSVRPEAFLNQRCRAVRPTRLSLEGLQTLPSMHEYPLPPEPKSPGEYINIDFGEAGAHLSPPAPPLLASAASSSSLLSASSPASSLGSGTPGTSSDSRQRSPLSDYMNLDFSSPKSPKPSVQGADPVGSLDALLSPEASSPYPPLPPRPAAPTAALQPQTPPPPPPGELYHLPPASASQGPSAASSSSSEPGDNGDYTEMAFGVAATPPQPIAAPQKPESARVTSPTSGVKRLSLMDQVSGVEAFLQASQPPDPHRGAKVIRADPQGGRRRHSSETFSSTTAVTPVSPSFAHNPKRHNSASVENVSLRKSSEGVGSGALGGGDEPPTSPRQLQPPPPQQARPWIQGQPGGLVGCPGGSGSPMRRETSVGFQNGLNYIAIDVRDEPGLSPPPQAHPHPPAGDKSAWGRTRSLGGLISAVGGSSGGVCGGPGPGALPPASTYASIDFLSHHLKEATIVKGRIHSG; this is translated from the exons ATGGCGAGCCCGCCGCGGCACGCGCTCCCCGCGCCGGCGGGCGGCGACGGCCCCAAcctcaataacaacaacaataaccaGAGCGTGCGCAAGTGCGGCTACCTGCGCAAGCAGAAGCACGGCCACAAGCGCTTCTTCGTGCTGCGCGGGCCCGGCGCGGGCGGAGacgaggcggcgggcgggggacCGGCGCTGCAGCCGCCGCGGCTCGAGTACTACGAGAGCGAGAAGAAGTGGCGGAGCAAGGCGGGCGCCCCAAAGCGGGTCATCGCGCTCGACTGCTGCCTGAACATCAACAAGCGCGCCGACGCCAAGCACAAGTACCTGATCGCCCTCTACACCAAGGACGAGTACTTCGCCGTGGCGGCCGAGAACGAGCAGGAGCAGGAGGGCTGGTACCGCGCGCTCACCGACCTGGTCAGCGAGGGCCGCGCGGCTGCCGGCGACgcgccccccgccgccgccaccgccgcgtCCTGCAGCGCCTCCCTGCCCGGCGCCCTGGGCGGCTCGGCAGGCGCCGCCGCGGCCGATGACAGCTACGGGCTGGTGGCGCCCGCCACGGCTGCCTACCGCGAGGTGTGGCAGGTGAACCTGAAGCCCAAGGGCCTGGGCCAGAGCAAGAACCTGACGGGCGTGTACCGGCTGTGCCTGTCGGCGCGCACCATCGGTTTCGTGAAGCTCAACTGTGAGCAGCCGTCGGTGACGCTGCAGCTCATGAATATCCGCCGCTGCGGCCACTCGGACAGCTTCTTCTTCATCGAGGTGGGCCGCTCAGCCGTTACGGGCCCCGGCGAGCTGTGGATGCAGGCCGACGACTCGGTGGTGGCTCAGAATATACACGAGACCATCCTGGAGGCCATGAAAGCTCTCAAGGAGCTCTTCGAGTTCCGGCCGCGCAGCAAGAGCCAGTCGTCCGGGTCGTCCGCTACGCACCCCATCAGCGTCCCGGGCGCGCGCCGCCACCACCACCTGGTCAACTTGCCCCCCAGCCAAACGGGCCTGGTGCGCCGCTCACGCACGGACAGCCTGGCCGCTACGCCGCCGGCCGCCAAGTGCAGTTCGTGCCGGGTGCGCACGGCCAGCGAGGGCGATGGCGGCGCGGCGGCGGGAGCCGGGGCGGCGGGCGGCAGGCCGGTGTCGGTGGCCGGGAGCCCCCTGAGCCCGGGGCCGGTGCGCGCGCCCCTGAGCCGCTCGCACACACTGAGCGGTGGCTGCGGCGGCCGCGGGAGCAAGGTGCCGCTGGCGCCGGCAGGGGGCGCCCTGCAACACAGTCGCTCCATGTCCATGCCCGTGGCGCACTCGCCGCCGGCCGCCACCAGCCCCAGCAGCCTGTCGTCCAGCAGTGGGCACGGCTCGGGCTCCTACCCGCCGCCTCCGGGCCCGCACCCGCACCTACAGCATCCCCTGCATCATCCCACGAGCCAGCGGCCCTCCAGCGGTAGCGCCTCGGCCTCGGGCTCCCCCAGCGACCCCGGGTTCATGTCCCTGGACGAGTACGGCTCCAGCCCTGGGGACCTGAGGGCCTTCTGCAGCCACAGAAGCAACACGCCCGAGTCCATTGCCGAGACGCCCCCTGCCAGGGACGGCGGCGGGGGCGAGCTGTACGGGTACATGACCATGGACAGGCCCCTGAGCCACTGTGGCCGCCCCTACCGCAGAGTCTCGGGGGAGGGGGCCCAGGACTTGGACAGAGGGCTGAGGAAGAGGACTTACTCGCTGACCACACCTGCCCGGCAGCGGCCAGCGCCCCAGCCCTCCTCGGCGTCCCTGGATGAGTACACCCTGATGAGGGCCACCTTCTCCGGCAGCTCGGGCCGCCTTTGCCCGTCCTGCCCCGCCTCCTCCCCCAAAGTGGCCTACCACCCTTACCCCGAGGACTACGGCGACATCGAGATCGGGTCCCACAGGAGCTCCAGCAGTAACCTGGGCACAGACGATGGCTATATGCCCATGAGCCCTGGCGcggccctcctgggtggaggcagTGGCAGCTGCAGGGGTGACGACTACATGCCAATGAGCCCCACCAGCGTGTCGGCCCCGAAGCAGATCCTGCAGCCGCGCGCTGCTGCGACGGCTTTGCCCCCCACGGCAGCTGCAGTGCCCGCGCCCGCCTCTGCAGCCGGCAGGGCCTTTCCGGTGAGCGGGGGCAGCTTCAAGGCCAGCTCCCCGGCCGAGAGCTCCCCGGAGGACAGTGGGTACATGCGCATGTGGTGTGGTTCCAAGCTGTCGGTGGAGAACACTGACAGCAAGCTGCTTCCCAACGGGGACTACCTCAACATGTCCCCCAGCGACGCAGGCACCTCGGGAACCCCACCCGACTTCTTCTCAGCCGCCTTGCACGGCGGGGGAGAGATGCTCAGGGGCGTCCCCGGCTACTGTTACAGCTCCTTGCCCCGTTCCTACAAGGCTCCCTACACCTGCAATGGGGACACGGACCAGTATGTGCTCATGAGCTCCCCCGTGGGGCGCATCCTGGAAGAGGAGAGGCTGGAGCCGCCGACCAGCCCGGGGACCTCGCAGGCGGCCAGCGCCTTAGTGGCCGGGGCCGGTGGGGGTGGGCACCCCCAGGCCCCCCACCCAGTAGTGCCTTCGCCCGGGAGGCCCAGCGGCAGCGTCCGCCCGGAGGCCTTCCTGAACCAGCGCTGCCGGGCGGTGCGGCCCACGCGCCTGTCCCTGGAGGGGCTGCAGACCCTGCCCAGCATGCACGAGTACCCTCTGCCGCCGGAGCCCAAGAGCCCCGGCGAGTACATCAACATTGACTTCGGCGAGGCGGGGGCGCACCTGTCGCCACCTGCCCCTCCGCTGCTGGCTTCGGCGGCCTCGTCCTCGTCGCTGCTGTCCGCCAGCAGCCCAGCCTCGTCCCTGGGCTCGGGCACCCCTGGAACGAGCAGCGACAGCAGGCAACGCTCCCCGCTCTCTGACTACATGAACCTCGACTTCAGCTCCCCCAAGTCCCCCAAGCCCAGTGTTCAGGGTGCGGACCCCGTGGGCTCCTTGGACGCCCTCCTGTCTCCCGAGGCCTCCTCCCCGTACCCGCCGCTGCCCCCGCGCCCCGCCGCGCCCACCGCTGCACTGCAGCCACAGACGCCCCCGCCGCCCCCCCCAGGGGAACTGTACCACCTGCCCCCCGCCTCTGCTTCCCAGGGCCCCAGCGCTGCCTCTTCTTCGTCCTCGGAGCCCGGGGACAATGGTGACTACACCGAGATGGCCTTTGGCGTGGCCGCCACCCCGCCACAACCCATCGCGGCCCCCCAGAAGCCGGAAAGTGCCCGTGTGACCAGCCCCACGTCCGGCGTGAAGAGGCTGAGTCTCATGGACCAGGTGTCTGGGGTTGAGGCCTTCCTGCAGGCGAGCCAGCCCCCAGACCCGCACCGGGGGGCCAAGGTCATCCGTGCAGACCCACAAGGGGGCCGCCGCCGCCACAGCTCCGAGACCTTCTCCTCAACCACTGCTGTGACCCCTGTGTCCCCGTCCTTCGCCCACAACCCGAAGCGCCACAACTCGGCCTCAGTGGAAAACGTCTCTCTCAGGAAAAGCAGCGAAGGGGTTGGCAGCGGCGCCCTGGGTGGGGGTGACGAGCCCCCCACGTCCCCTCGCCAGCTGCAGCCGCCACCTCCCCAGCAGGCGCGACCGTGGATTCAGGGCCAGCCTGGGGGCTTGGTGGGCTGCCCTGGGGGCAGCGGCTCTCCGATGCGCAGGGAGACCTCCGTAGGCTTCCAAAACGGCCTCAACTACATTGCTATCGACGTGAGGGACGAGCCGGGGCTGTCACCGCCTCCGCAAGCGCATCCGCACCCGCCAGCGGGAGACAAGAGCGCCTGGGGCCGGACCCGTAGCCTTGGGGGTCTCATCAGCGCCGTGGGGGGCAGCAGCGGCGGGGTGTGTGGGGGGCCGGGCCCTGGCGCCCTGCCCCCAGCCAGCACCTATGCCAGCATTGACTTCTTGTCCCACCATCTGAAGGAGGCCACGATTGTGAAAG gCAGAATTCATTCAGGGTAA